From Solea senegalensis isolate Sse05_10M unplaced genomic scaffold, IFAPA_SoseM_1 scf7180000013044, whole genome shotgun sequence, a single genomic window includes:
- the LOC122760143 gene encoding uncharacterized protein LOC122760143, with translation LCCAGLDYFLLYVTFDTCCFMKLWSPAPAHKEVKMFLLLSCWILAGIMAVDPARTYYQATNSSLCLHVTKPPPYMRSTWMFGSYVIVSDLIFNPQYQEKVDYHHGNKTLCIKNLTKADTGTYAIKIQDMTFKETEENYRVNVQDAVPRPVIAMSVLRSNMSAQFCNFTVNCSVWGRWLWSMCDKGGCHPSQKLFSEVNITVSMSNRAVVCSGNNHVSTNHVSENMATMCFRKDDTEKREAILTNALLIISGACACFIVLVFIVSYIVKKLCSKFKLNQLEEQPQHEPRTSTSSSTPSDAAYENIDDINPIQDSRSRTSQKVDTVYCFSMQPINVPASHGGDDDKGTNVKSTGGATAPQCVGMEEKQPPVQICTVYSELQKPRNLKPQH, from the exons gaaaatgtttcttcttctcagcTGTTGGATTCTTGCAG gAATCATGGCAGTTGACCCAGCAAGGACATATTACCAAGCCACAAACAGCTCACTGTGTCTCCACGTTACAAAACCACCACCATATATGAGAAGTACGTGGATGTTCGGTAGTTACGTTATCGTCTCCGATTTAATATTCAACCCCCAATATCAAGAAAAAGTGGATTACCATCATGGAAACAAGACCCTGTGCATAAAAAACCTGACAAAGGCAGACACCGGCACCTATGCAATCAAAATCCAAGACATGACTTTTAAAGAAACAGAGGAGAACTACAGAGTCAATGTTCAAG ACGCTGTTCCGAGGCCCGTCATCGCCATGTCAGTGCTGCGATCGAACATGTCCGCACAATTCTGCAACTTTACAGTGAACTGCTCCGTCTGGGGTCGCTGGTTGTGGTCCATGTGTGACAAAGGTGGCTGCCACCCATCACAGAAGCTGTTCAGTGAGGTCAACATCACCGTCTCCATGAGCAACAGGGCCGTTGTCTGCAGTGGCAACAACCACGTCAGCACAAATCATGTTTCTGAAAACATGGCGACGATGT GCTTCAGAAAAGATGACACCGAAAAAAGAGAGGCCATACTCACAAATGCGCTCCTCATAATTTCTGGAGCATGTGCTTGCTTCATAGTTCTGGTTTTTATAGTTTCTTATATAGTTAAGAAGCTTTGCTCAAAGTTTAAACTGAACCAG CTTGAGGAACAGCCACAACATGAGCCCAGAACCTCGACCTCCTCATCCACTCCATCTGACGCCGCTTATGAAAACATCGATGACATAAACCCCATCCAAGACTCAAGATCCAGGACGAGTCAGAAAGTGGATACTGTCTATTGCTTTTCCATGCAGCCAATTAATGTGCCGGCTTCTCATGGAGGAGACGATGATAAAGGTACAAACGTGAAAAGCACTGGAGGTGCAACAGCGCCACAGTGTGTCGGCATGGAAGAAAAACAGCCCCCTGTGCAAATTTGCACAGTGTACAGTGAACTGCAAAAGCCCCGTAATCTGAAGCCACAGCACTGA
- the LOC122760142 gene encoding Fc receptor-like protein 4 isoform X5, with product MEQTLLWVLGLFSLNLLFYCGQAEVVLTVEPNWSVFFHGESVTLICDVKEGQETDWWYSFNRDGQRFIVYSSNKKYQIYTQYIQTGHYSCTGRNKLSSNQEESNMVHLTVLVYTPKALILEGNSSTVGAVMLTCSVSPSTPGWEYSWYSGTNAQPLTAGGTIFHSNDRISVSQDGLYRCAGGRGTPRYYTEHSDTFVAITPVVKLNHNWPEVFYGEETRLTCEMKGGENVVWEYEWMKQQVVLPENKKEHVVVHATTSDYMCRAESTYGQTRWSKAFRLTVIVKDILLESPTHPVTEGAAVTLRCKLKTGNFVANVVFYKNDKVVQNDMRWTLTIPAVSESHEGFYRCEGKYSQRTLTSLQSWISVKSLSKPEHSPGHLPLIVGLVCGVLVIIPLLLFFCYRKSKDPNGNSQTFATDQTVNQGENQQQVYSTLLHGDVCIYETVGGAGNIGTGRQHAEGEELHCNYENVDSGACRNISMYRQISN from the exons ATGGAACAGACTTTGCTCTGGGTGCTGGGATTATTCT CACTGAATCTTCTCTTCTACTGTGGACAAGCTGAAG ttgttCTGACCGTTGAACCAAACTGGTCAGTATTTTTCCATGGAGAGTCTGTCACCCTCATATGTGACGTGAAGGAAGGACAAGAGACAGACTGGTGGTATTCTTTCAACAGAGACGGTCAACGTTTTATCGTGTACAGTTCAAATAAGAAATATCAGATATACACACAATACATACAAACAGGACACTACTCTTGCACTGGTCGAAATAAACTCTCAAGTAATCAGGAGGAAAGTAATATGGTTCATCTAACAGTTTTAG TGTACACACCTAAGGCATTGATTTTGGAAGGCAACAGTTCAACAGTGGGCGCTGTGATGTTGACCTGCTCTGTGAGCCCATCAACACCTGGCTGGGAATATTCCTGGTACAGCGGCACAAACGCCCAACCTCTGACTGCAGGGGGCACCATTTTCCACTCGAATGACAGAATCAGTGTCTCACAGGATGGACTTTACCGGTGCGCAGGAGGACGAGGAACTCCACGTTACTACACCGAGCACAGTGACACATTTG TTGCCATCACACCTGTTGTGAAGCTGAACCACAACTGGCCTGAGGTTTTCTACGGAGAGGAGACCAGGCTCACGTGTGAGATGAAGGGTGGAGAAAACGTCGTGTGGGAGTATGAGTGGATGAAACAGCAAGTTGTTCttccagaaaacaaaaaggaacatGTAGTTGTCCATGCTACAACATCAGACTACATGTGTAGGGCAGAAAGTACATATGGCCAAACACGGTGGAGTAAAGCTTTCAGACTGACAGTAAttg TCAAAGATATTCTACTTGAGAGTCCGACACATCCCGTGACTGAAGGAGCAGCTGTTACGCTTCGCTGCAAGCTGAAGACGGGGAACTTTGTTGCTAATGTTGTCTTCTATAAAAACGACAAAGTCGTCCAGAATGACATGAGATGGACGCTGACGATCCCTGCGGTGTCAGAGTCACATGAAGGCTTTTACAGATGTGAAGGAAAATATTCTCAGCGGACTCTGACTTCACTACAGAGTTGGATTTCAGTCAAAT cTTTGTCCAAACCAGAACACTCTCCAGGTCATTTGCCTCTGATTGTTGGATTGGTTTGTGGAGTTTTAGTAATaattcctctgctgctgtttttttgctACAGAAAGTCTAAAG ACCCAAATGGTAACAG TCAGACATTTGCCACAGACCAAACTGTCAATCAAGGCGAAAATCAACAGCAGGTGTACTCGACTCTTCTTCACG GTGACGTTTGTATCTATGAAACAGTTGGAGGCGCTGGAAACATTGGGACTG GACGCCAACATGCTGAAGGGGAGGAGCTTCACTGCAACTATGAAAATGTAGATTCAGGTGCATGTAGAAATATTAGCATGTATAGGCAAATCAGCAATT